A stretch of the Nosocomiicoccus ampullae genome encodes the following:
- the lepA gene encoding translation elongation factor 4, with translation MNDKQRIERQKKIRNFSIIAHIDHGKSSLADRLLEHTESVAARDMSDRLLDAMDLEQERGITIKLNAVQLKYTRPNGEEYIFHLIDTPGHVDFSYEVSRSLAACEGAILVVDAAQGIEAQTLANVYLALDNDLELVPVVNKIDLPAADPERVAEEVEDVIGLDKDDAVFASAKSDIGIDEILESIVETVPAPEGDPSAPLKALIFDSEYDQYRGAISSIRVIDGTVKVGDKIRMMQTGTEFEVTEVGIHTPAPMAVDELTVGDVGFLAAQVKSVSDARVGDTITHADNPTDTPLPGYKRMNPMVYCGLYPIDSGDYVDLREALERLQLNDSALEFEAESSQALGFGYRTGFLGMLHMEIIQERLEREFGIDLIATAPSVIYKVHTTDGEVLNVDNPSQMPSPDLIDYIEEPFVEAQIMVPSDYVGPVMELCQKNRGNFITMDYLDDIRVNIKYEIPLSEIVFDFFDTLKSHTKGYASLDYEMIGYKESRLVKMDILLNNEVVDALSLIVHRDFAYERGRALVSKLKELIPRQQFEVPVQAAIGNKIISRTNIRSVGKNVLAKCYGGDISRKRKLLEKQKEGKKKMKAVGSVEIPQEAFLAVLRMDED, from the coding sequence ATGAACGATAAACAGCGTATTGAGAGACAAAAGAAAATTAGAAACTTTTCTATTATAGCTCATATCGATCACGGTAAATCTTCTTTAGCAGATAGATTACTTGAGCATACTGAATCTGTGGCAGCGCGTGATATGTCCGACAGACTGTTAGATGCAATGGATCTAGAACAAGAGCGCGGAATTACGATTAAATTAAATGCTGTACAGTTAAAGTATACAAGACCAAATGGTGAAGAGTACATATTCCATCTTATAGATACACCAGGACACGTAGACTTCTCATATGAAGTGTCACGTTCACTTGCAGCATGTGAAGGTGCAATTTTAGTAGTTGATGCGGCACAAGGTATCGAAGCACAAACGCTTGCGAACGTATACCTTGCTCTTGATAATGATTTAGAATTAGTACCAGTTGTAAACAAAATAGATTTACCTGCAGCAGATCCAGAACGTGTTGCAGAGGAAGTTGAAGATGTAATTGGGTTAGATAAAGATGATGCGGTATTTGCATCGGCAAAATCTGACATTGGTATCGACGAAATTTTAGAAAGTATTGTAGAAACAGTGCCGGCACCTGAAGGTGACCCAAGTGCACCGTTAAAAGCGTTAATCTTTGATTCAGAATATGATCAGTACCGAGGTGCGATTTCATCAATTCGTGTCATTGATGGTACTGTCAAAGTTGGAGATAAAATCCGAATGATGCAAACAGGTACGGAATTTGAAGTCACTGAAGTTGGAATTCATACCCCTGCACCAATGGCAGTGGATGAACTAACAGTTGGAGACGTAGGGTTTCTAGCAGCTCAAGTTAAATCTGTGTCTGATGCACGTGTTGGTGATACGATTACACATGCTGATAATCCAACTGACACACCATTACCTGGATATAAGCGTATGAATCCAATGGTCTACTGTGGACTTTATCCAATTGATTCAGGTGATTATGTTGATTTACGTGAAGCGTTAGAACGATTACAACTAAACGACTCAGCATTAGAGTTTGAAGCTGAATCTTCTCAAGCTCTAGGTTTTGGTTATCGTACAGGATTTTTAGGGATGCTTCATATGGAAATTATCCAAGAGCGCCTAGAGCGTGAATTTGGTATCGATTTAATTGCTACAGCGCCATCAGTAATTTATAAAGTGCATACAACTGACGGTGAAGTATTAAACGTCGACAATCCGTCACAAATGCCTAGCCCAGATCTTATTGACTATATTGAAGAGCCGTTCGTAGAAGCACAAATTATGGTGCCAAGTGACTATGTCGGTCCAGTCATGGAGTTATGTCAAAAGAATCGTGGGAACTTTATTACAATGGATTATTTAGATGATATTCGAGTGAATATTAAATATGAGATTCCATTATCTGAAATCGTCTTTGATTTCTTTGATACTTTAAAATCTCATACTAAAGGTTATGCATCACTAGATTATGAAATGATCGGCTATAAAGAATCACGCTTAGTTAAAATGGACATTTTATTAAATAATGAAGTGGTCGATGCATTAAGTTTAATTGTGCATAGAGATTTTGCGTATGAAAGAGGACGTGCATTAGTAAGTAAACTAAAAGAATTAATACCACGTCAACAGTTTGAAGTCCCAGTACAAGCAGCAATTGGAAATAAAATTATTTCTCGTACGAACATTCGCTCAGTCGGTAAAAACGTACTTGCGAAATGTTACGGTGGGGACATTTCTCGTAAACGTAAGTTATTAGAGAAACAAAAAGAAGGTAAAAAGAAAATGAAAGCTGTTGGATCAGTTGAAATCCCTCAAGAAGCTTTCCTTGCAGTTCTCAGAATGGATGAAGATTAA
- a CDS encoding YqzM family protein encodes MNKFEKNVQSKNNDVIDSGLAFLVGILGFTAIYVIAQVFDIVSTL; translated from the coding sequence ATGAATAAATTTGAAAAAAATGTACAGTCTAAAAATAACGACGTAATCGATTCAGGACTTGCATTTCTTGTAGGAATATTAGGTTTTACAGCAATCTACGTTATTGCGCAAGTCTTCGATATCGTTTCAACACTTTAA
- the hrcA gene encoding heat-inducible transcriptional repressor HrcA has product MLTDRQEIILHFIVDDFLNVSMPISSKRLLEKYPLDVSSATVRNEMAELEDLGYLSKAHTSSGRIPSRKGLRKYINNISKEIESVPSQFDFDINFDDSNLNRLGQGIAQTLSNKTQHLTYVTLTDEKEVVKGVYLTSISDTLVLLVIVFDSEAVKQVTIEKSKDITQNDLEELTRELNFLLVDASINESVNIMTHLGDKRPEVRSFIQMLSHHMNELNSENSVSFYSGLGFLLRDFERDVETLTQLYNDIENNRLPILTNKSNGIEVKFGEEIDTNYQLLSIISSNFTHNDVTLNLMIIGSEFMGYQKIISLLHAFNQKES; this is encoded by the coding sequence ATGCTTACAGATAGACAAGAAATCATTCTTCATTTTATTGTAGATGATTTTTTAAATGTGAGTATGCCGATTAGTTCGAAACGATTATTAGAAAAATATCCACTAGATGTATCAAGCGCAACAGTGCGTAATGAAATGGCAGAGCTTGAAGATCTCGGATATCTTTCTAAAGCACATACTTCATCAGGACGAATACCATCAAGAAAAGGTCTTAGAAAATATATTAATAATATTAGTAAAGAAATTGAAAGTGTGCCGTCACAGTTTGATTTTGATATTAACTTTGATGATTCAAACTTAAATCGTTTAGGACAAGGTATTGCTCAAACACTTAGCAATAAAACACAGCATTTAACTTACGTTACACTAACAGATGAAAAAGAAGTAGTTAAAGGTGTTTACCTTACATCGATTTCAGACACACTTGTGTTGCTAGTCATCGTTTTTGATAGTGAAGCAGTTAAGCAAGTGACGATTGAAAAGTCTAAGGATATTACTCAAAATGATTTAGAAGAGTTAACAAGAGAATTAAATTTCTTGCTTGTGGATGCTTCGATCAATGAGTCAGTTAATATAATGACTCACTTAGGTGATAAAAGACCTGAGGTGCGGTCTTTCATTCAAATGCTGTCTCATCATATGAATGAGTTAAATAGTGAAAATTCTGTTTCATTTTATTCAGGTCTCGGATTTTTACTTAGAGATTTTGAACGAGACGTTGAAACATTAACTCAGTTATATAACGATATAGAAAATAATAGATTACCAATTTTAACGAATAAGAGTAATGGTATAGAGGTTAAATTTGGTGAAGAAATTGATACGAATTATCAGTTGTTATCTATTATTTCATCTAACTTTACACACAATGATGTGACTCTAAATCTAATGATTATCGGCTCAGAATTTATGGGGTATCAAAAAATAATCTCGCTACTACATGCATTTAATCAAAAGGAGAGTTAG
- the rpsT gene encoding 30S ribosomal protein S20, translating into MANIKSAIKRVKTTQVKSERNFSQKNEMRTAVKHALEAKENGAENTEELVNKAIRLVDKASQKNLLHKNKASRLKSKLAK; encoded by the coding sequence ATGGCTAACATTAAATCAGCAATTAAACGTGTTAAAACAACACAAGTAAAATCAGAGCGTAACTTCTCTCAGAAAAACGAAATGCGTACTGCTGTTAAACACGCATTAGAAGCTAAAGAGAATGGCGCTGAAAACACAGAAGAATTAGTGAACAAAGCAATTCGCTTAGTTGACAAAGCTTCTCAGAAAAACTTACTACACAAAAACAAAGCAAGTCGTTTAAAATCAAAACTTGCTAAATAA
- a CDS encoding DNA internalization-related competence protein ComEC/Rec2 yields MVIITYISIVKKISLYKISILFIALLISSSYFYNDRNQFNERTVDHFLIYDYKYYNDSIQYVGKNNKEKFNVYLNDDTHLPIGTLCKGNFKVTVPDKERNFIKRNQQLSMKISKTSGNIYIDSSLICEKQPLSILMKINELKYTYTKKVLNSSSYNYIGDILMLSIGNKMTLSNEFFSALQKLGIYHLYVISGTHVAYITMILMFVFSKLRIPIEYVKMITIIILILFLLMNVFSPSVLRAVLMAILLITASFFNKRPYLAVISATAIVQFIINPYIIFHAGFQLSYVTTFIIILSRDFFKEKSSLLQILIVTVICEICTIVLIIFHFNEISISGIVMNILFSPVFSCVIFPAVLIYNVSLFTYFPKFLDESLNIIFVLNHKIILFLGQIIEHRFTIQNISAYYIVIFIILSYILIRVILTKRFSHIILVTFIFIIAIFLSSLKLSNDIKLVMVDVGQGDAFLIIDEKYDQTVLVDTGGKFYRNDYELPLSEKTVLPYLKESGIKTIDLLVISHMDNDHMGEALHINDKLNIKNLYINPLDEKISDEFLNQFNNTNIIFSTEVDELNFKRMQLKNVNNIDNVNNSNDQSIVLDISLLNNNILMLGDISLEYEKEILKKVENIDVVKIGHHGSNTSTSVELAEYPFHLALVSSGVNNRYGHPHKEVIERLIENDKKILNTQYTGMVEITFKKEYYCVRTKLQKQESKCYK; encoded by the coding sequence ATGGTCATAATTACGTATATCTCTATTGTCAAAAAGATAAGTTTATATAAAATAAGTATCTTATTTATCGCATTACTTATTTCGAGTAGTTACTTTTATAATGACAGAAATCAATTTAACGAGAGAACAGTTGATCATTTTTTAATTTATGATTATAAGTACTATAATGATTCGATTCAGTATGTGGGTAAAAATAATAAAGAAAAATTTAATGTTTATTTAAATGATGATACACATTTACCGATTGGTACACTCTGTAAAGGTAATTTTAAAGTAACTGTGCCAGATAAAGAGAGAAATTTTATAAAGCGAAATCAGCAGCTATCAATGAAAATATCAAAAACAAGTGGCAATATATACATCGACAGTTCTTTAATCTGTGAGAAGCAACCGCTATCAATCTTAATGAAAATAAATGAATTAAAATATACGTACACGAAGAAAGTATTAAATAGTAGTAGTTATAATTACATAGGAGATATACTAATGCTTTCTATTGGTAATAAGATGACGCTAAGTAATGAATTCTTTTCAGCACTCCAAAAGCTCGGAATTTATCATTTATATGTTATTTCAGGAACTCATGTCGCATATATTACGATGATTTTAATGTTTGTATTCTCAAAGCTTAGGATACCAATTGAGTATGTAAAGATGATTACAATCATTATTTTAATTTTATTTTTACTGATGAACGTATTTTCTCCAAGCGTACTTCGTGCAGTGTTAATGGCGATACTTCTTATTACTGCAAGCTTTTTTAATAAACGACCGTACTTAGCCGTAATAAGTGCTACAGCAATTGTTCAATTTATTATAAATCCTTATATTATATTCCACGCAGGCTTTCAGTTATCCTATGTGACGACATTCATTATCATTTTAAGTCGAGACTTTTTTAAAGAGAAATCATCATTATTACAAATTTTAATAGTAACTGTTATTTGTGAAATATGTACAATCGTATTAATAATTTTTCACTTTAACGAAATTTCAATTAGCGGAATTGTCATGAATATATTATTTAGTCCTGTATTTAGTTGTGTTATATTTCCTGCAGTCCTTATTTATAATGTTTCTCTCTTTACGTATTTTCCTAAGTTTTTAGATGAAAGTCTAAATATAATATTTGTACTCAATCATAAAATTATTTTATTTTTAGGTCAGATTATTGAACATAGATTCACGATTCAAAATATAAGTGCGTATTATATCGTAATATTCATTATTTTAAGTTATATATTAATTAGGGTTATACTTACTAAAAGATTTTCACATATTATTTTAGTTACTTTTATATTTATTATTGCTATATTTTTATCATCACTTAAATTGAGCAATGATATTAAACTTGTCATGGTAGACGTTGGACAAGGAGATGCGTTTTTAATAATTGACGAGAAGTACGATCAAACAGTACTCGTTGATACCGGAGGTAAATTCTATAGAAATGATTATGAACTACCGTTATCAGAGAAGACGGTGTTACCATATTTAAAAGAATCGGGTATTAAAACGATAGACTTACTCGTAATTAGTCATATGGATAACGATCATATGGGTGAAGCATTACATATTAACGATAAATTAAATATAAAAAACTTATATATAAATCCACTAGATGAGAAAATATCGGATGAGTTTTTAAATCAGTTTAATAATACGAATATTATATTCTCTACAGAAGTCGATGAGTTAAATTTTAAACGGATGCAATTGAAAAATGTAAATAACATCGATAATGTAAATAATTCTAATGATCAATCAATTGTTTTAGATATATCACTATTAAATAATAACATTTTAATGCTCGGAGATATAAGTTTAGAATATGAAAAAGAAATCTTAAAAAAAGTAGAAAATATAGATGTTGTAAAGATTGGTCACCACGGATCAAACACGAGTACAAGTGTGGAATTAGCTGAGTATCCGTTTCATTTAGCATTAGTATCAAGTGGAGTCAATAACAGATATGGTCACCCACATAAAGAAGTGATTGAACGGTTAATAGAAAACGATAAGAAAATATTAAATACACAGTACACCGGGATGGTTGAAATTACATTTAAAAAAGAGTATTACTGTGTGAGAACAAAATTACAAAAACAAGAGAGTAAATGTTACAAATAA
- the grpE gene encoding nucleotide exchange factor GrpE has product MEKKNETINEEELKETEDTEEENTLSEETEETIEDSNSEEVEEEKDPVELLEEKLEKEENKYLKLYAEFENYKRRSREEAERNNKYKNQSLATDLLSVLDNLERALQETGDSESFESLHKGVEMVYKDFLNKLEVNGITQIQALDEPFDPNYHQAVMAESKDGVEAGIVIEELQKGYLLKDRVIRPSMVKVSE; this is encoded by the coding sequence GTGGAAAAGAAGAATGAAACTATAAACGAAGAAGAATTAAAAGAAACTGAAGACACAGAAGAAGAAAACACTCTTTCTGAAGAAACAGAAGAAACAATTGAAGATTCAAACTCTGAAGAAGTTGAAGAAGAAAAAGATCCAGTTGAATTACTGGAAGAAAAACTTGAAAAAGAAGAGAACAAGTATTTAAAACTTTACGCAGAATTTGAAAACTATAAAAGACGTTCGAGAGAAGAAGCAGAAAGAAATAATAAGTACAAAAATCAAAGCTTAGCGACAGACTTACTTTCTGTTTTAGATAATTTAGAGCGTGCACTTCAAGAAACAGGTGACTCTGAATCATTTGAATCACTTCATAAAGGTGTAGAAATGGTTTACAAAGATTTCCTTAATAAACTGGAAGTTAATGGCATTACTCAGATTCAAGCACTTGATGAACCATTTGATCCGAACTATCATCAAGCAGTAATGGCTGAGTCAAAAGACGGCGTTGAAGCTGGAATTGTAATTGAAGAATTACAAAAAGGATATTTACTAAAAGACCGTGTGATTCGACCAAGCATGGTTAAAGTAAGTGAATAA
- the dnaK gene encoding molecular chaperone DnaK, with the protein MAKIIGIDLGTTNSVVSVLEGGEAKVIANREGNRTTPSVVAFKDGERQVGEVAKRQAITNKDTVMSVKRHMGSDYKEEVAGKSYTPEEISAMILQDLKETAENYLGEKVTHAVITVPAYFNDSQRQATKNAGTIAGLEVERIINEPTAAALAYGLDKEEEEEKVLVFDLGGGTFDVSILELGDGVFDVLATSGDNKLGGDDFDEKIIDYLVDIFKKENGIDLSQDKMAMQRLKDAAEKAKKDLSGVSSAQISLPFISAGEAGPLHLETSLSRAKFDELTHDLVERTMVPVRNAIKDAGLDFSELDEVILVGGSTRIPAVQEAIKKETGKDINRSVNPDEVVAMGAAIQGGVLSGDVKDVVLLDVTPLSLGIETMGGVNTVLIERNTTIPTSKSQVFSTAADNQPAVDIHVLQGEREMAADNKTLGRFQLTDIPAAPRGVPQIEVTFDIDKNGIVNVSAKDLGTGKEQSIKIEASSNLSDDDIDRMIKEAEENAESDKKRREEADLKNEADQLVFQSEKTLEEFGEKVTEDEKSKVNDAKEALSKALENNDLDDIKTKKEALEQELQAVSMRVYQEMQQEQGDATQGADDDVVDADFKEVNDDDNK; encoded by the coding sequence ATGGCTAAAATTATTGGTATTGACTTAGGTACAACAAACTCAGTAGTTTCAGTATTAGAAGGCGGAGAAGCTAAAGTAATTGCAAACCGTGAAGGTAACAGAACAACACCATCAGTTGTTGCATTTAAAGATGGTGAAAGACAAGTTGGTGAAGTTGCTAAACGTCAAGCAATTACAAACAAAGATACTGTAATGAGCGTTAAACGTCATATGGGATCTGACTATAAAGAAGAAGTTGCTGGTAAATCATATACACCAGAAGAAATTTCTGCAATGATTTTACAAGACTTAAAAGAAACAGCAGAAAACTACTTAGGTGAAAAAGTAACGCACGCAGTAATCACAGTTCCAGCTTACTTTAATGACTCACAACGTCAAGCAACTAAAAATGCTGGTACTATTGCTGGTCTTGAAGTAGAACGTATTATTAACGAACCTACTGCAGCAGCTTTAGCATATGGTTTAGATAAAGAAGAAGAGGAAGAAAAAGTACTCGTATTTGACTTAGGTGGAGGTACGTTTGACGTATCTATTTTAGAACTTGGTGACGGAGTATTCGACGTACTTGCAACAAGTGGTGACAACAAACTCGGTGGGGATGACTTTGACGAAAAAATCATCGACTACTTAGTAGATATCTTCAAAAAAGAAAATGGTATTGACTTATCACAAGATAAAATGGCAATGCAACGCCTAAAAGATGCAGCTGAAAAAGCGAAAAAAGACTTATCAGGTGTTTCATCAGCACAAATTTCATTACCATTCATTAGTGCTGGAGAAGCTGGTCCATTACACTTAGAAACAAGTTTATCACGTGCTAAATTCGACGAATTAACTCATGATCTAGTTGAAAGAACAATGGTTCCAGTACGTAACGCGATTAAAGATGCTGGTTTAGACTTCTCAGAACTTGACGAAGTAATCTTAGTGGGTGGTTCTACAAGAATTCCAGCTGTTCAAGAAGCAATCAAAAAAGAAACTGGTAAAGATATTAACCGTTCAGTAAACCCAGACGAAGTTGTAGCAATGGGTGCTGCAATCCAAGGTGGGGTATTATCTGGAGACGTTAAAGATGTTGTATTACTAGACGTTACACCACTTTCATTAGGTATTGAAACAATGGGTGGCGTAAACACTGTACTTATTGAAAGAAATACAACAATTCCAACAAGTAAGTCTCAAGTGTTCTCTACAGCAGCAGATAATCAACCAGCAGTAGACATTCATGTACTACAAGGTGAACGTGAAATGGCTGCAGACAACAAAACACTCGGTCGTTTCCAATTAACAGATATTCCAGCAGCTCCTCGTGGAGTGCCTCAAATCGAAGTTACGTTTGATATCGACAAAAACGGTATCGTAAATGTATCAGCAAAAGACCTTGGTACAGGTAAAGAACAAAGCATTAAGATTGAAGCATCTTCTAACCTATCAGACGATGATATTGACCGTATGATTAAAGAAGCTGAAGAAAATGCTGAATCAGACAAAAAACGTCGTGAAGAAGCAGATCTTAAAAACGAAGCAGATCAACTCGTATTCCAAAGTGAAAAAACTTTAGAAGAGTTTGGTGAAAAAGTAACTGAAGATGAAAAATCTAAAGTAAATGATGCGAAAGAAGCATTAAGTAAAGCACTTGAAAATAACGACTTAGATGATATTAAAACTAAGAAAGAAGCATTAGAACAAGAGCTTCAAGCAGTTTCAATGAGAGTGTACCAAGAAATGCAACAAGAACAAGGTGATGCAACTCAAGGTGCTGACGATGACGTTGTAGATGCTGATTTCAAAGAAGTTAACGACGACGACAACAAGTAA
- the holA gene encoding DNA polymerase III subunit delta, whose protein sequence is MNYNKNGDLMNTLYLIYGENRIRIDEKVNELTRQYLKEIDEFNRIVFDYIDTPVEMIIEECLTLPFLSDRKVVIVNDTFSFTSEKKRTNVDHNINLLIEYLEEKNDDTLLIFVANSEKLDSRKKLTKTMKKNGKVIEIEAMNERELRDYIFDSASKESVHISNDAVEELIKRTDADYSRVKSELEKLTLYVENEITITDIDDIVSKSLEANVFSLTDLILKNQKQEAVETFRDLILQKEEPIKLLGLISSQFRLYYQTKILSSEGLRQDEIAKQLKVHPYRVKLALSAVSRYSLDNLLKKMVVIRDMDYELKSTYLDSEALFEIFINKI, encoded by the coding sequence GTGAATTATAATAAGAACGGTGATTTAATGAATACACTCTACTTAATTTATGGAGAGAATAGAATTCGTATTGACGAAAAAGTTAATGAATTAACCAGACAATATTTAAAAGAAATTGATGAGTTCAATAGAATTGTATTTGATTATATCGATACACCGGTTGAGATGATTATTGAAGAGTGTTTAACACTTCCGTTTTTATCTGACCGTAAAGTCGTTATTGTAAATGATACATTTTCTTTTACGTCTGAAAAGAAAAGAACAAATGTTGATCATAACATCAATCTTTTAATTGAATATTTAGAAGAAAAAAATGACGACACATTACTTATATTTGTTGCAAATAGTGAAAAGCTCGACAGTCGTAAAAAACTAACAAAAACAATGAAGAAAAATGGTAAAGTCATTGAAATTGAAGCAATGAATGAAAGAGAGTTAAGAGATTATATTTTTGACAGTGCTTCAAAAGAAAGTGTTCATATTTCAAATGATGCTGTCGAGGAGTTAATTAAACGAACAGATGCGGATTATTCACGTGTTAAAAGTGAATTAGAAAAGTTAACGTTATACGTTGAAAATGAAATTACAATCACAGACATCGATGATATCGTTAGTAAAAGTCTAGAAGCAAACGTATTTTCATTGACCGATTTAATTTTAAAAAATCAAAAGCAAGAAGCGGTAGAGACATTTAGAGATTTAATATTACAAAAAGAGGAACCGATTAAATTACTTGGTTTAATATCATCGCAGTTTCGCTTATATTATCAGACGAAAATTTTGTCTAGTGAAGGACTTCGACAAGATGAAATCGCAAAACAACTAAAAGTCCATCCTTATAGAGTAAAGTTAGCACTCAGTGCAGTCAGTCGATATTCGTTAGACAATTTATTAAAAAAGATGGTCGTCATTAGAGATATGGATTATGAGTTAAAATCGACATATTTAGATAGTGAAGCACTATTTGAAATATTCATTAATAAGATATAA
- the hemW gene encoding radical SAM family heme chaperone HemW, which produces MDSLYIHIPFCNRICAYCDFNKFLIKNQPVDEYVDMLIKELSFLEDKNLKTIYVGGGTPTALNMNQLEKLLKYIKENFNVSDEYTFEANPDELTTEKISLLKDYGVNRVSLGVQTFNNKLLEVLGRTHNFDDIYTSINHMEKIGLDNYSIDLMYNLPGEEMSDIEDSLKNIQILKPKHISWYSLIIEKHTIFYNKIKSGQLNIASSEVEGERYHRVMQGLKDIGYHQYEISNFSSKPEFESSHNKTYWKNNEYYGAGAGSHGYVNGQRYFNVKPVPHYINRMKEDTNAVKDIHTLSKKEMYEEEMFLNLRLNKGLRINQFKEKYGVSLFDIYQNVIDKHVTSNNLEIRNGYLRLTEQGKVVGNDVFIDFLID; this is translated from the coding sequence ATGGATAGTTTATATATACACATCCCATTTTGTAATAGAATTTGTGCATATTGTGACTTTAATAAGTTTTTAATTAAAAATCAGCCAGTGGATGAATATGTCGATATGCTCATTAAAGAATTAAGTTTTCTAGAAGATAAAAATTTAAAAACAATATACGTCGGTGGAGGAACACCGACAGCATTAAATATGAATCAGCTTGAAAAGTTATTAAAATATATTAAAGAAAATTTTAATGTAAGTGATGAATATACGTTTGAAGCAAACCCTGACGAACTTACTACAGAAAAGATCAGCCTTTTAAAAGATTATGGTGTGAATAGAGTATCTTTAGGTGTACAGACATTTAATAACAAGTTACTCGAAGTGCTTGGTAGAACTCATAATTTTGATGATATTTATACATCGATTAATCATATGGAAAAAATCGGTCTCGATAATTATTCAATTGATTTAATGTACAACTTACCTGGCGAAGAGATGTCAGATATTGAAGATTCTCTTAAAAACATTCAAATACTAAAGCCAAAACATATTTCATGGTATTCATTAATTATTGAAAAACACACAATTTTTTATAACAAGATTAAATCTGGCCAATTAAATATCGCGAGTAGTGAAGTCGAAGGTGAGAGGTATCACCGAGTCATGCAAGGTTTAAAAGATATTGGATATCACCAATATGAAATTTCAAACTTCTCATCAAAACCTGAATTTGAATCATCACATAATAAAACGTATTGGAAAAATAATGAGTATTACGGTGCAGGTGCAGGAAGTCATGGTTATGTGAATGGTCAAAGATACTTTAATGTTAAACCTGTCCCACATTACATCAATCGAATGAAAGAGGATACGAATGCGGTTAAAGACATTCATACACTGAGTAAGAAAGAAATGTATGAAGAAGAGATGTTTTTAAACTTAAGGTTAAATAAAGGATTACGAATAAATCAATTTAAAGAAAAATATGGTGTCAGCTTGTTTGATATTTATCAAAATGTGATAGATAAACATGTAACGTCAAATAATCTTGAAATTAGAAACGGCTATTTAAGACTCACAGAGCAAGGTAAAGTGGTTGGGAATGACGTATTCATCGACTTTTTAATTGATTAA